The DNA sequence TGTTCCCGGGCGGCAAGCGCCCGGCGGATCTTGGTGCGCAGCGAAGCCTCCTGGTGCTCCCACTCGGCGAACGCGACCAGGACGTGGAGCACGAACTGCCCCATCGGCGTCGAGGTGTCGATCTTCAGGTCGATCGAGTTGGTGTGGACGCCGTGCTCCCGGAACAGGTGCATCTGCTGGGCGCCGTCCCGGACCGAGCGGAACGCCCGGTCGAGCTTCGACCAGCCGACATGGTCGCCGCGCTCTCGCAGCCGCTGCACCTCGGGCCGCTCGGTCAGCGGCGTCTTGCCCGACGTCGC is a window from the Planctomycetota bacterium genome containing:
- a CDS encoding recombinase family protein; translation: MPRRPHPIFKITRLFSGCIHSRRSAGPPRQLGRDKGGFFHDKATSGKTPLTERPEVQRLRERGDHVGWSKLDRAFRSVRDGAQQMHLFREHGVHTNSIDLKIDTSTPMGQFVLHVLVAFAEWEHQEASLRTKIRRALAAREQGFRAEPIPASGSSTRSAPDQRRQVFLLRRNIRQPPHANAVDNIA